In Chlorocebus sabaeus isolate Y175 chromosome 11, mChlSab1.0.hap1, whole genome shotgun sequence, one DNA window encodes the following:
- the ZNF384 gene encoding zinc finger protein 384 isoform X6 — MEESHFNSNPYFWPSIPTVSGQIENTMFINKMKDQLLPEKGCGLAPPHYPTLLTVPASVSLPSGISMDTESKSDQLTPHSQASVTQNITVVPVPSTGLMTAGPGLVITSPSGSLVTTASSAQTFPISAPMIVSALPPGSQALQVVPDLSKKVASTLTEEGGGGGGGGGSVAPKPPRGRKKKRMLESGLPEMNDPYVLSPEDDDDHQKDGKTYRSEGNCGTGNGQSLGLMDSVPGSTTNLLCDPGCRMCSLTFYSKSEMQIHSKSHTETKPHKCPHCSKTFANSSYLAQHIRIHSGAKPYSCNFCEKSFRQLSHLQQHTRIHTGDRPYKCAHPGCEKAFTQLSNLQSHRRQHNKDKPFKCHNCHRAYTDAASLEVHLSTHTVKHAKVYTCTICSRAYTSETYLMKHMRKHNPPDLQQQVQAAAAAAAVAQAQAQAQAQAQAQAQAQAQAQAQAQAQASQASQQQQQQQQQPPPHFQSPGAAPQGGGGGDSNPNPPPQCSFDLTPYKTAEHHKDICLTVTTSTIQVEHLASS; from the exons ATGGAAGAATCTCACTTCAATTCTAACCCATACTTCTGGCCTTCTATCCCCACAGTCTCAGGTCAG aTTGAGAACACAATGTTCATCAACAAGATGAAGGATCAGCTGTTGCCAGAGAAGGGCTGTGGTCTGGCTCCACCTCACTACCCCACCTTGCTGACAgtgcctgcctcagtgtccctgcCCTCGGGCATCAGTATGGACACAGAGTCCAAGTCAGACCAGCTGACCCCACACAGCCAAGCATCCGTTACCCAGAATATCACGGTGGTCCCTGTGCCGTCTACAGGACTGATGACTGCTG GTCCGGGTTTGGTAATCACGTCCCCCTCAGGCTCTCTTGTGACCACAGCATCATCAGCTCAGACCTTCCCCATTTCGGCTCCCATGATTGTCTCAGCTCTTCCCCCTGGCTCACAAGCCCTGCAGGTTGTCCCTGACCTCTCCAAGAAGGTAGCATCGACCCTAACCGaggaaggaggtggaggtggtggtggaggtggcagtgtgGCTCCTAAGCCGCCCCGGGGCCGGAAGAAGAAGCGGATGCTGGAATCAGGGCTGCCTGAGATGAATGACCCTTATGTCCTCTCCCCTGAGGATGATGATGACCATCAGAAAGACGGCAAGACCTACAG GAGCGAAGGGAACTGCGGCACAGGAAATGGACAGAGCCTTGGGCTCATGGATTCAGTTCCCGGCTCCACCACgaatttgctgtgtgaccctgg GTGCCGGATGTGCTCACTGACATTCTACTCCAAGTCGGAGATGCAGATCCACTCCAAGTCACACACCGAGACCAAGCCCCACAAGTGCCCACATTGCTCCAAGACTTTCGCCAACAGCTCCTACCTGGCCCAGCACATCCGTATCCACTCAGGGGCCAAGCCCTACAGTTGTAACTTCTGTGAGAAATCCTTCCGCCAGCTCTCCCACCTTCAGCAGCACACCCG AATTCACACTGGTGATAGACCATACAAATGTGCACACCCAGGCTGTGAGAAAGCCTTCACACAACTCTCCAATCTGCAG TCCCACAGACGGCAACACAACAAAGATAAACCCTTCAAGTGCCACAACTGTCATCGGGCGTACACGGATGCAGCCTCACTAGAGGTGCACCTGTCTACGCACACAGTGAAGCATGCCAAGGTGTACACCTGCACTATCTGCAGTCGGGCATACACATCA GAAACATACCTTATGAAACATATGCGCAAACACAACCCTCCTGATCTTCAGCAACAAGTGcaggcagcggcggcggcggcagcagtggcccaggcccaggctcaAGCTCAAGCGCAAGCCCAGGCTCAGGCTCAGGCTCAGgctcaggcccaggcccaggcccaggcccaggcctccCAGGcatcacagcagcagcagcagcagcagcaacagccacCACCACACTTCCAGTCTCCTGGGGCAGCCCcccagggtgggggtggtggggacagCAACCCCAACCCTCCACCCCAGTGTTCCTTTGACCTGACCCCCTATAAGACGGCGGAGCATCATAAGGACATCTGCCTCACTGTCACCACCAGCACCATCCAGGTGGAGCACCTGGCCAGCTCTTAG
- the ZNF384 gene encoding zinc finger protein 384 isoform X2, whose amino-acid sequence MEESHFNSNPYFWPSIPTVSGQIENTMFINKMKDQLLPEKGCGLAPPHYPTLLTVPASVSLPSGISMDTESKSDQLTPHSQASVTQNITVVPVPSTGLMTAGPGLVITSPSGSLVTTASSAQTFPISAPMIVSALPPGSQALQVVPDLSKKVASTLTEEGGGGGGGGGSVAPKPPRGRKKKRMLESGLPEMNDPYVLSPEDDDDHQKDGKTYRSEGNCGTGNGQSLGLMDSVPGSTTNLLCDPGCRMCSLTFYSKSEMQIHSKSHTETKPHKCPHCSKTFANSSYLAQHIRIHSGAKPYSCNFCEKSFRQLSHLQQHTRIHSKMHTETIKPHKCPHCSKTFANTSYLAQHLRIHSGAKPYNCSYCQKAFRQLSHLQQHTRIHTGDRPYKCAHPGCEKAFTQLSNLQSHRRQHNKDKPFKCHNCHRAYTDAASLEVHLSTHTVKHAKVYTCTICSRAYTSETYLMKHMRKHNPPDLQQQVQAAAAAAAVAQAQAQAQAQAQAQAQAQAQAQAQAQAQASQASQQQQQQQQQPPPHFQSPGAAPQGGGGGDSNPNPPPQCSFDLTPYKTAEHHKDICLTVTTSTIQVEHLASS is encoded by the exons ATGGAAGAATCTCACTTCAATTCTAACCCATACTTCTGGCCTTCTATCCCCACAGTCTCAGGTCAG aTTGAGAACACAATGTTCATCAACAAGATGAAGGATCAGCTGTTGCCAGAGAAGGGCTGTGGTCTGGCTCCACCTCACTACCCCACCTTGCTGACAgtgcctgcctcagtgtccctgcCCTCGGGCATCAGTATGGACACAGAGTCCAAGTCAGACCAGCTGACCCCACACAGCCAAGCATCCGTTACCCAGAATATCACGGTGGTCCCTGTGCCGTCTACAGGACTGATGACTGCTG GTCCGGGTTTGGTAATCACGTCCCCCTCAGGCTCTCTTGTGACCACAGCATCATCAGCTCAGACCTTCCCCATTTCGGCTCCCATGATTGTCTCAGCTCTTCCCCCTGGCTCACAAGCCCTGCAGGTTGTCCCTGACCTCTCCAAGAAGGTAGCATCGACCCTAACCGaggaaggaggtggaggtggtggtggaggtggcagtgtgGCTCCTAAGCCGCCCCGGGGCCGGAAGAAGAAGCGGATGCTGGAATCAGGGCTGCCTGAGATGAATGACCCTTATGTCCTCTCCCCTGAGGATGATGATGACCATCAGAAAGACGGCAAGACCTACAG GAGCGAAGGGAACTGCGGCACAGGAAATGGACAGAGCCTTGGGCTCATGGATTCAGTTCCCGGCTCCACCACgaatttgctgtgtgaccctgg GTGCCGGATGTGCTCACTGACATTCTACTCCAAGTCGGAGATGCAGATCCACTCCAAGTCACACACCGAGACCAAGCCCCACAAGTGCCCACATTGCTCCAAGACTTTCGCCAACAGCTCCTACCTGGCCCAGCACATCCGTATCCACTCAGGGGCCAAGCCCTACAGTTGTAACTTCTGTGAGAAATCCTTCCGCCAGCTCTCCCACCTTCAGCAGCACACCCG GATCCACTCCAAGATGCACACGGAGACCATCAAGCCCCACAAGTGCCCGCACTGCTCCAAGACCTTCGCCAACACCTCCTACCTGGCCCAGCACCTCCGTATCCACTCGGGGGCCAAGCCCTACAACTGTTCCTACTGCCAGAAGGCCTTCCGCCAGCTCTCCCACCTCCAGCAGCACACACG AATTCACACTGGTGATAGACCATACAAATGTGCACACCCAGGCTGTGAGAAAGCCTTCACACAACTCTCCAATCTGCAG TCCCACAGACGGCAACACAACAAAGATAAACCCTTCAAGTGCCACAACTGTCATCGGGCGTACACGGATGCAGCCTCACTAGAGGTGCACCTGTCTACGCACACAGTGAAGCATGCCAAGGTGTACACCTGCACTATCTGCAGTCGGGCATACACATCA GAAACATACCTTATGAAACATATGCGCAAACACAACCCTCCTGATCTTCAGCAACAAGTGcaggcagcggcggcggcggcagcagtggcccaggcccaggctcaAGCTCAAGCGCAAGCCCAGGCTCAGGCTCAGGCTCAGgctcaggcccaggcccaggcccaggcccaggcctccCAGGcatcacagcagcagcagcagcagcagcaacagccacCACCACACTTCCAGTCTCCTGGGGCAGCCCcccagggtgggggtggtggggacagCAACCCCAACCCTCCACCCCAGTGTTCCTTTGACCTGACCCCCTATAAGACGGCGGAGCATCATAAGGACATCTGCCTCACTGTCACCACCAGCACCATCCAGGTGGAGCACCTGGCCAGCTCTTAG